A genomic window from Silene latifolia isolate original U9 population chromosome 11, ASM4854445v1, whole genome shotgun sequence includes:
- the LOC141611976 gene encoding protein IQ-DOMAIN 2-like codes for MGKKGGWFSSVKKALSPQSKKDQRAKSKKTRNEENRTLETGIAPSKEQLVGAEFSSPAPPPPPVVSKSTEVNINDGQNKHAYSVAIATAAAAEAAVAAAQAAAEVVRLTTVPRFVGKSKEEVAAIKIQTAFRGYLARRALRALRGLVRLKSLIDGQSVKRQAATTLRCMQTLARVQSQIRARRLRMSEENLALQRQLQQKHEKEFENLRMGETWDDSPQSKEQMEANLQNKQDAAMRRERALAYAFTHQQPRKNNKNSNLTFMDPNNPQWGWSWLERWMAARPWESRSMPDKESHDHGSVKSFQTLSVAGEINRAYALRDLSADSIKHSVNGQRPSRPPSHQSPSTPGRAPFSTRSKPNGRVAHVQDDDDTKSTMSNQSEPSRRHSIGVSSVRDDESLASSQAVPSYMAATRSAKAKTKLPSPLGATPISDQKPPFVGSAKKRLSFTGSPGVGRRHSVPGKLESTPVKEIPV; via the exons ATGGGGAAGAAAGGGGGTTGGTTTTCGTCGGTGAAGAAAGCTTTAAGCCCTCAGTCTAAGAAGGATCAG AGAGCCAAATCCAAGAAGACCCGGAATGAGGAAAACAGGACATTGGAGACAGGGATAGCTCCTTCAAAGGAACAGTTGGTTGGTGCTGAGTTCTCGTCACCTGCTCCTCCTCCACCACCTGTTGTGTCAAAGTCAACTGAGGTCAACATTAATGACGGGCAGAACAAGCACGCTTACTCAGTCGCAATTGCCACTGCTGCTGCAGCAGAAGCTGCTGTTGCAGCTGCTCAAGCTGCCGCTGAGGTTGTTCGTCTGACAACTGTACCCCGCTTTGTGGGTAAATCAAAGGAGGAAGTAGCAGCTATTAAAATTCAAACTGCTTTCCGAGGATATTTG GCAAGGAGGGCACTTAGAGCTTTGAGAGGACTAGTGAGGCTAAAATCATTAATTGATGGACAATCTGTGAAACGCCAAGCAGCGACAACTCTACGATGCATGCAAACTCTGGCCCGTGTGCAATCCCAGATTCGGGCTAGGCGGCTTCGTATGTCAGAGGAAAACCTGGCTCTCCAGCGACAGCTGCAGCAGAAGCATGAGAAAGAGTTTGAGAATTTGAGA ATGGGAGAAACATGGGATGATAGCCCTCAGTCTAAAGAACAGATGGAGGCTAACCTACAAAACAAACAGGATGCTGCTATGCGAAGAGAACGAGCCTTAGCTTATGCATTCACTCATCAG CAACCAAGGAAGAACAACAAGAACTCAAACCTGACATTCATGGACCCTAACAATCCACAATGGGGATGGAGTTGGTTAGAGCGGTGGATGGCGGCTCGACCATGGGAATCACGGAGCATGCCCGATAAGGAAAGCCATGACCACGGCTCAGTCAAGAGCTTCCAAACTCTTTCTGTTGCCGGGGAAATCAACCGAGCTTATGCTCTTCGTGATCTCAGTGCTGACAGCATTAAGCATTCTGTCAATGGTCAGAGACCAAGCCGCCCTCCCAGCCATCAGTCCCCATCAACTCCGGGTCGGGCACCATTCTCAACCCGCTCGAAGCCAAATGGGCGGGTGGCCCATGTGCAGGACGACGACGACACGAAAAGTACTATGAGCAACCAGTCAGAGCCGTCCAGGAGGCATAGCATTGGAGTATCATCAGTCAGGGACGATGAGAGCCTCGCAAGCTCCCAAGCAGTCCCTAGCTACATGGCAGCTACCAGATCGGCAAAGGCCAAGACAAAGTTGCCTAGCCCATTGGGGGCTACTCCAATATCGGATCAAAAGCCTCCTTTTGTTGGGTCTGCCAAGAAACGTCTGTCTTTCACTGGCTCTCCTGGCGTTGGACGAAGGCATTCAGTGCCCGGGAAATTAGAGAGCACCCCCGTCAAAGAGATACCTGTTTAG